In Microbulbifer sp. THAF38, the sequence GTGATGTTTAAGGATATGCTACTGGGCCGTATTGAGCGCTGAGTCAGTCTATTTTTTATGCGCCGACAAGCCGTATTTTCGCAGCTTGTTGGCTACTGCAGTATGAGAAATACCCAGCTCCTTGGCCAGTTCCCTGGTGGAGGATCTTCCCACCAGCAATTCACTGAGCAATGATCTCTCCAGCTGCTCCATCATCTCCTTGTAGCTCAGCCCCCTGCCCCATTCTCGCCAGGGTAAACTCGTCCGCACGGTTAAATCCGGAAGATCCTCAATCGCGATAGTGCAGACTCCTCGGCGTTTGCAACCGCCCGCGGCAGCGGTCAGGTAGTCGCGCAAACCATTAAAGTTTTGCGGCCAGTCGTGCCTTCGAATCAGGTCGAGCACCCCCGCTTCCAAAGTGGGAACCTCCTTACCGTGAAACTCCTGTCGCAAAAGTGTTTCAGCAAAACGCGGCAGCGCCGGGCGCATATTGCGCAAAGGCGGTAACATCAAGGAGAGCGCACTAAAGCGCTGGGCCAGGGCCGGCACCAATGATTTGGGCTCGATACAGGTGGCTACCAAGCGAATTGAAGGGGGCAGACTGTGCAAGCGGCGGGCGAGAGTCAGCTGGGCTTCATCGTCCAACTGGTGCAGATCTTCAAGAATCAGGGTTCCGGTTGAACGCAAATGCCTGGGGAATTCCATTCTGCCGTCTTGGGGCACAAAGCGGTGGCAGTCTGCACGAGCGGCTGCGGGAGATAAATAATGTACCGCACAGGCAAAGGTCGTTTTGCCCGTTCCCGCTTCACCATAAATAAGCAATGGAGAATCCAATTCGGAAAGATCCTGCAGCTGCAGGCAACTTTCGCGGCGCAAATCAAAATCCCATAGAGCCACCGGGCGCGGGAGACCCGCAGCAAACTCACTTTTCTCTGATGGCTGCATTCGCAGCACGGCACCGGCCAAAGAGTCCACATCGCCGGTGTTATCCAGGGCGATGGGTGACCAGTCCACACGAAAATTTTGCCCTCGCACCACAACGGGGAGCCCAAAACGCGGCACCGCAAAATCTCTCAGTAACTCGGCCACTTGCATCAGGGGCAGAAAACGCTGTAACTGCAACCCCGGTACCCGGTCCAAACTGACCCCAAAGGCGCGCGCGGCGGCGACATTGGCGGCAATAACCCGGCCCGCGCGGTCCACACTGAGCACCGGGTCGGTAACATGCTGCAGCAGGGTGTCCAACTCAAAATATCTCCTCTCCAAAGGTAACAGGGAGATACGCCTGACCCTTTGGACGCCGGGAACACGATAGAGTGACTTCTCAATAGCTTGGTACTGGGCGGTGAGCATACCCGGCGCCAACAGGTAGACTTTGTCCCCGCTGTCCCCCCCCAGCTCCCCGGAGGTTACGTTAATCCGATATTCGCCGAATATCTGCATAATTTCATGCAGAATGCCGACACGATTAGCGCAGGTTATCTCGACTCTCACCGGCACACCTGTAAAGTTTTCTTTACAAAAAGTGTAAGAGGTTTGTAGCGAAGGACGCAATACTTCCCTGTTAAGACTCCCCTAATGGCGGGCCCCTGGCTAAAAATAAGGGAGACACATAACAACAAGGATTCAGCGGCAGGGCCGAAAGCCTCCGATATACCGGGGGGGTTGGCGGGCCGCAGGAGACAAAACCATGAAAAAAGAAGCAGCCAAGAAGAGCACCCAGTACGTCGCCCGTGAGCCCAATGCTGAGGGCTTTATCGAGTACACAGAGCTGGAACACCAAACCTGGCAGCGCCTAATTGAGCGCCAGCTGGACGTGTTGCCCGGCCGTGCCTGTGATGAGTATATGCATGGCCTCGAGCTGCTAGACCTGCCCCGCGATCGCATCCCACAGCTTGAGGAAATCTCCTCGGTACTGCGCCGGGAAACCGGCTGGGAAGTGGCGCGAGTACCGGCGTTAATCGGCTTTGAAACCTTTTTTGGCCTGCTCGCCGATCGCAAATTCCCGGTTGCCACCTTTATTCGCACCCCAGAGGAGTTCGATTACCTGCAGGAGCCGGATATCTTCCACGAAATTTTTGGTCACTGCGCCATGCTGACCAACCCGGCCTTCGCCAATTTTACCGAGAAATACGGCCAATTGGGCCTAAAAGCCTCCCCTGAAGAGCGCGCTTATTTGGCGAGACTCTATTGGTTCACCGTGGAGTTTGGCCTGCTCAATACCGGGGACGGCCTGCGTA encodes:
- a CDS encoding TyrR/PhhR family helix-turn-helix DNA-binding protein, with protein sequence MRVEITCANRVGILHEIMQIFGEYRINVTSGELGGDSGDKVYLLAPGMLTAQYQAIEKSLYRVPGVQRVRRISLLPLERRYFELDTLLQHVTDPVLSVDRAGRVIAANVAAARAFGVSLDRVPGLQLQRFLPLMQVAELLRDFAVPRFGLPVVVRGQNFRVDWSPIALDNTGDVDSLAGAVLRMQPSEKSEFAAGLPRPVALWDFDLRRESCLQLQDLSELDSPLLIYGEAGTGKTTFACAVHYLSPAAARADCHRFVPQDGRMEFPRHLRSTGTLILEDLHQLDDEAQLTLARRLHSLPPSIRLVATCIEPKSLVPALAQRFSALSLMLPPLRNMRPALPRFAETLLRQEFHGKEVPTLEAGVLDLIRRHDWPQNFNGLRDYLTAAAGGCKRRGVCTIAIEDLPDLTVRTSLPWREWGRGLSYKEMMEQLERSLLSELLVGRSSTRELAKELGISHTAVANKLRKYGLSAHKK
- the phhA gene encoding phenylalanine 4-monooxygenase, giving the protein MKKEAAKKSTQYVAREPNAEGFIEYTELEHQTWQRLIERQLDVLPGRACDEYMHGLELLDLPRDRIPQLEEISSVLRRETGWEVARVPALIGFETFFGLLADRKFPVATFIRTPEEFDYLQEPDIFHEIFGHCAMLTNPAFANFTEKYGQLGLKASPEERAYLARLYWFTVEFGLLNTGDGLRIYGGGILSSPKETLYALSHEPERYDFSAIDALRTPYRIDIVQPVYYVLSDLQQLQELTEIDLMAKVREAIELGLFEPRFPPKNAA